Proteins from a single region of Candidatus Woesearchaeota archaeon:
- a CDS encoding 3'-5' exonuclease — protein sequence MYTVVDIETTGLSKNFHRITEIAAAKIRNGQIVDSYQTLINPQTPIPAFITQLTGINNKMVQNAPTISNVIPAFTDFLGKDVFVAHNAAFDFGFLEHNSRMHGFELQNSRVCTRKLANRLFPELPRKRLSDLCSHLNITNVQAHRAMGDVQATALVFNNMLSILHQKGISNVDDILKFERSASKKSVTPYSLLGD from the coding sequence ATGTATACGGTGGTAGATATTGAGACAACAGGTCTTTCCAAGAACTTTCATCGCATTACAGAAATCGCCGCTGCAAAAATTCGCAACGGCCAAATTGTTGATTCATATCAGACGTTAATTAATCCTCAAACCCCCATCCCTGCGTTTATTACCCAGCTTACGGGGATTAACAATAAAATGGTGCAAAATGCTCCCACGATTAGTAATGTCATTCCTGCTTTTACTGATTTTTTAGGTAAAGACGTCTTTGTTGCACATAACGCCGCATTTGATTTTGGCTTTCTCGAACACAACAGCCGTATGCATGGTTTTGAATTGCAAAACAGTCGTGTTTGTACCCGCAAACTTGCCAACCGCTTGTTTCCCGAACTACCCCGTAAAAGACTAAGTGATTTATGTTCTCATCTTAACATCACTAACGTCCAAGCGCACCGAGCCATGGGCGACGTACAAGCAACAGCATTAGTGTTTAACAATATGCTCTCAATATTGCACCAAAAAGGGATTTCTAATGTTGATGATATCTTAAAGTTTGAACGAAGTGCAAGCAAGAAGAGTGTAACTCCTTATAGTTTACTTGGAGATTGA
- a CDS encoding DUF1801 domain-containing protein, giving the protein MKAGPIPKTIDEYLKPLAPEVKTTLQKLRKTIKAAAPKAEEGISYQMPCYKYYGQLVYFAAFKNHCSLFAGRKLLTTLSKELEKFDVKGSTIHFTPEKPLPAVLVTKIVKLRMKENEARSKK; this is encoded by the coding sequence ATGAAAGCTGGTCCTATTCCCAAAACCATTGATGAATATCTCAAACCACTTGCACCAGAAGTCAAAACGACATTACAGAAACTACGCAAAACCATCAAAGCTGCTGCACCAAAAGCAGAAGAAGGTATTAGCTACCAAATGCCTTGCTATAAATATTATGGACAGTTAGTATACTTCGCCGCATTTAAGAACCATTGCAGTCTCTTTGCAGGTAGAAAATTACTCACCACCCTAAGTAAAGAGCTAGAAAAATTTGATGTTAAAGGAAGTACGATTCATTTCACACCAGAAAAACCATTGCCAGCAGTATTGGTGACCAAAATTGTAAAATTGAGAATGAAAGAGAATGAGGCGAGGAGTAAGAAGTGA
- a CDS encoding HAD-IA family hydrolase: MIKGIIFDLWETLATKNIGISKTLRDHFKIEKTDDFLERYERAIQLKAWKTPEEMAINFLNSFNLPKTTANIRFVEETLQKGIDNATLFEGMDKLLKNLKKKYKLGLLSNTTIFESTVPQALGIEKIFDAKIYSWQLHSLKPSKKNFDEVCKMLGLKASECVFIDDGERNVKAAASYGFKTIRYQNIEQLKKELVTLK; the protein is encoded by the coding sequence GTGATAAAGGGAATTATTTTCGATCTGTGGGAAACTCTTGCTACAAAAAATATTGGTATTTCTAAAACTCTTCGAGATCATTTTAAGATTGAAAAAACTGATGATTTTCTTGAAAGATATGAACGCGCAATTCAATTAAAAGCATGGAAGACACCAGAAGAAATGGCCATCAACTTTCTTAACTCATTTAATCTGCCAAAAACAACAGCAAATATACGTTTTGTCGAAGAAACATTGCAGAAGGGTATTGACAACGCTACGTTATTTGAGGGTATGGATAAATTGCTGAAGAATTTAAAGAAAAAGTATAAATTAGGTTTATTGTCCAATACAACCATCTTTGAATCAACAGTTCCTCAAGCATTAGGTATTGAAAAAATCTTTGACGCAAAAATTTATTCCTGGCAACTACACTCACTCAAACCATCTAAGAAAAATTTTGATGAAGTGTGTAAAATGTTAGGTCTTAAAGCGTCTGAATGTGTATTTATTGATGATGGGGAGAGGAATGTTAAAGCTGCTGCGTCGTATGGGTTTAAAACAATTCGATATCAGAATATTGAACAATTAAAGAAAGAATTAGTTACTTTAAAGTGA
- a CDS encoding LamG domain-containing protein codes for MSWKRGQVVTIIVLISLFFSSTVLASVDFVNPTISDGSATTNTSILVNASITLPALSSLIYSWNNSNFTMYNTSLYLFYSFDNISALGENDFSIVDMTGRSNNAAPQGGARFISLGRYNGGYELDGIDDRITVNDMPITKSLPFTVSIWFKTNTAPDSTGVINKYTPASWNGFQIMLDNTPAICSWYLRDNSNYVAIAQTQGVGAVSCPSISLGRWTQVVVSVNTSGMYMYLDGIYAQSSGWTGSAGATTETINLTIGRYSTLHFNGTIDELRMWNRTLDSSEIYQQYVSNLRKINTMTWQLYVNQSKNTTAGLANGTYIYKIFAENTTNTQESAQRSVIIGLLADIPEWGSLGFLGILVVLGCALCYNRYQRE; via the coding sequence ATGTCGTGGAAAAGAGGTCAGGTAGTAACTATTATTGTTCTTATTTCTCTATTCTTCTCAAGCACTGTTCTCGCTTCGGTCGATTTTGTCAATCCAACAATTTCCGATGGGAGTGCTACGACAAATACTTCTATTCTGGTCAACGCAAGCATTACGTTACCGGCTCTCTCTTCGTTAATTTATTCGTGGAATAATTCTAATTTTACTATGTATAATACTTCTCTTTATTTGTTCTACAGTTTTGATAACATCTCTGCGTTAGGCGAAAATGATTTCTCTATTGTTGATATGACTGGTCGATCAAATAATGCTGCACCACAAGGTGGAGCTCGATTTATTTCTCTGGGGAGGTATAATGGTGGGTATGAGCTGGATGGAATTGATGATCGGATTACCGTCAACGATATGCCTATTACTAAGAGTCTTCCATTTACGGTGAGTATTTGGTTTAAAACGAATACTGCGCCCGATAGCACAGGAGTAATTAACAAATATACACCTGCATCGTGGAATGGGTTTCAAATCATGCTGGATAATACTCCAGCAATTTGTTCCTGGTATTTACGAGATAATTCCAATTATGTTGCCATTGCGCAGACTCAGGGTGTTGGTGCTGTAAGCTGTCCTTCGATTTCGTTAGGAAGATGGACGCAGGTTGTTGTGAGCGTTAATACCTCTGGGATGTACATGTATCTTGATGGAATCTATGCACAGAGTTCGGGCTGGACGGGAAGTGCTGGAGCAACAACGGAAACGATCAACCTAACCATTGGGAGATATTCGACTCTCCATTTTAATGGGACAATCGATGAGTTGAGAATGTGGAATCGCACCTTAGATTCCTCGGAGATTTATCAACAGTACGTTTCAAATCTACGCAAAATTAACACCATGACCTGGCAGCTCTATGTGAATCAATCCAAGAATACGACTGCTGGTCTTGCGAATGGAACATACATCTATAAGATTTTTGCAGAGAATACCACAAACACGCAAGAATCCGCACAACGTAGTGTAATCATTGGTTTATTAGCTGATATCCCTGAGTGGGGTTCACTAGGTTTCTTGGGTATTCTCGTCGTTCTTGGCTGTGCGCTGTGTTACAATCGATATCAGCGAGAATAG
- a CDS encoding SAM-dependent DNA methyltransferase, with protein MTDSKQLVQKLWNYCDILRDDGLSYGDYVEQLTFLLFLKMDDERSNPPYNKKSDIPKNLNWQSLLTKDGAELEVQYIKILTELGKEDGIIGVIFKKAQNRIQDPAKLKKLIVELINKETWLSLEADVKGDAYEGLLEKNAADVKGGAGQYFTPRPLINAMVEVMKPEPGNKIHDPACGTGGFLLSAYNFISKNYNLNRDQKQELKQNTFSGNEIVAMAARLCVMNLYLHGVNSEENPINPNDSLKVNPGAIYDMVLTNPPFGKKSSEKIVTEEGTADKKDLTILRDDFWAKTNNKQLNFLQHVKSILKINGRAAIVLPDNVLFEGGAGETIRKKLMETCDLHTILRLPTGIFYAQGVKANVLFFDKKAASNKAHTSKVWIYDFRTNTYVTLKENPLTFEILRDFITCYNVENRHQRKETYSEKNLDGRWRCFDYEEIIKRDKTNLDIFWIKDESLDDLDSLPEPNVIASELVEDLENALEQLREISSDLNDR; from the coding sequence ATGACTGATTCAAAACAACTTGTCCAAAAATTATGGAACTATTGCGATATTCTACGAGATGATGGTCTATCTTACGGGGATTATGTTGAGCAATTGACCTTCCTTCTCTTCTTAAAGATGGATGATGAGAGGTCTAACCCACCATATAATAAGAAGTCAGATATTCCTAAAAATCTAAATTGGCAATCTTTACTTACTAAAGATGGTGCAGAACTCGAAGTCCAATATATTAAAATCTTAACAGAGCTAGGAAAAGAAGATGGAATCATTGGTGTTATTTTCAAAAAGGCCCAAAATCGTATTCAGGATCCTGCGAAACTCAAAAAACTCATTGTTGAGCTTATCAACAAAGAGACCTGGCTCAGTTTAGAAGCAGATGTGAAAGGGGACGCTTATGAAGGTCTGTTAGAGAAAAACGCAGCGGATGTAAAAGGCGGAGCAGGACAATATTTTACACCGAGACCATTAATCAACGCCATGGTTGAAGTAATGAAACCAGAACCAGGTAACAAAATTCACGATCCAGCGTGTGGTACGGGTGGATTTCTTCTATCTGCATATAATTTCATTTCAAAAAATTACAATCTCAACAGAGACCAGAAGCAAGAACTAAAACAAAATACTTTCTCAGGCAATGAGATTGTAGCGATGGCTGCACGTTTATGTGTTATGAATCTGTATTTGCATGGTGTCAACAGTGAAGAGAACCCCATAAATCCCAATGACTCATTAAAAGTCAACCCTGGCGCGATTTATGATATGGTACTTACCAATCCTCCGTTCGGTAAAAAATCTTCTGAAAAGATTGTAACAGAAGAAGGAACAGCTGATAAGAAAGACCTTACTATACTCAGAGATGATTTTTGGGCTAAAACAAATAACAAACAGCTTAATTTTTTACAGCACGTTAAAAGCATCCTCAAAATTAATGGAAGGGCAGCAATAGTTTTACCTGATAATGTATTATTTGAAGGCGGTGCAGGTGAAACCATTCGAAAAAAACTTATGGAGACCTGCGATTTGCACACTATTTTACGACTTCCAACTGGGATATTCTATGCACAAGGTGTGAAAGCGAACGTTCTATTTTTTGATAAGAAAGCAGCATCGAACAAAGCACATACTTCTAAAGTGTGGATCTATGACTTTAGAACAAACACTTATGTGACTCTCAAAGAGAATCCTCTTACTTTTGAAATTTTACGTGATTTCATCACATGTTACAATGTAGAAAACAGGCATCAACGTAAAGAGACTTATTCAGAAAAAAATCTTGATGGACGATGGCGATGCTTTGATTATGAAGAGATCATAAAACGAGACAAGACTAATCTTGACATTTTTTGGATTAAAGATGAAAGTTTAGATGACTTAGATAGTTTGCCTGAACCAAACGTTATCGCAAGCGAATTAGTTGAGGATTTAGAGAATGCGTTGGAACAGTTGAGAGAGATATCAAGTGATTTAAATGATCGATAA
- a CDS encoding restriction endonuclease subunit S, producing the protein MALSISVQEIVKKNERNLLSKKDDWLRIPISEVAEILNGFAFKSSQFTTDKSKGMPLIRIRDIKDSVSNTYFNGDYLKEYVVINGDILIGMDGDFDIAIWQGEDALLNQRVCKITVNEKKFNKKFLYYLMPGYLQAIHNATSAVTVKHLSSRDIARIPLPNPPIKEQQQIVDEIEKQFTRLDTAVKDLKNVKEKLGVYRKSVLGSAFEKKWKYEESKNFFSWSNGKGLTQKQIKEGVYPVFGGNGINSYHQKYLTETESLVIGRVGAHCGNVHIAPSKSWITDNAIFSLEVSKDKILGFYMYYFRSKNLNSLAGGTGQPYVSQTVLNSIKIPIVDKEVQKSTLELIESRFSIIDKLEQSVDSALIKTELLRKSILKSAFEGKLVKNE; encoded by the coding sequence ATGGCTTTGTCCATTAGTGTACAAGAGATAGTTAAAAAAAATGAAAGAAATCTCCTATCTAAAAAAGATGACTGGCTTAGAATTCCCATCTCTGAAGTTGCTGAAATTTTAAATGGATTCGCTTTTAAGTCCAGTCAATTCACAACTGATAAAAGTAAGGGGATGCCTTTAATCAGAATTAGAGATATAAAAGATAGCGTGAGTAACACCTATTTTAATGGGGATTATCTAAAAGAATATGTGGTTATAAATGGAGATATTTTAATAGGGATGGATGGGGATTTCGATATTGCCATTTGGCAAGGCGAGGATGCTTTACTGAATCAACGAGTTTGTAAAATTACGGTTAATGAAAAAAAGTTTAATAAAAAATTCTTATATTATTTAATGCCTGGTTATTTGCAAGCGATACATAATGCGACTTCTGCAGTTACTGTTAAACATTTATCATCTAGAGATATCGCAAGAATCCCTCTTCCAAATCCTCCTATTAAAGAACAACAACAAATTGTTGATGAAATCGAAAAACAATTCACTCGTCTTGATACCGCGGTTAAAGATTTGAAAAATGTGAAAGAGAAGTTAGGGGTTTATAGGAAGAGTGTGTTGGGGTCCGCATTTGAAAAGAAATGGAAGTATGAAGAATCAAAGAATTTCTTTAGCTGGTCTAATGGAAAGGGTCTTACTCAGAAACAGATTAAAGAGGGGGTATATCCTGTTTTTGGAGGTAATGGGATTAACAGTTATCATCAAAAATATCTAACCGAAACAGAATCGTTGGTTATTGGTAGAGTGGGAGCTCATTGTGGAAATGTCCATATCGCTCCTTCAAAATCTTGGATCACAGATAATGCCATTTTTTCTTTGGAGGTATCTAAAGATAAAATACTAGGTTTTTATATGTATTATTTCAGGTCAAAAAATCTAAATTCATTAGCAGGAGGTACCGGTCAACCTTATGTATCTCAAACAGTCTTAAATTCTATCAAAATACCCATTGTAGATAAAGAAGTCCAAAAAAGTACGTTAGAATTAATTGAATCTCGCTTCTCAATCATCGACAAACTTGAGCAATCAGTAGATTCAGCATTAATTAAAACAGAACTATTGCGCAAATCCATCCTAAAATCTGCGTTTGAGGGAAAGTTGGTGAAAAATGAATAA
- a CDS encoding DEAD/DEAH box helicase family protein yields MENYSQKPEDKARHDLINPLLTKCGWKVEHFKTANIYASKGVAVEFFQLGKGVGEADYVLFVDGKACGVIEAKKEGMTLIGKEAQSNRYAQKFPEDFQCVEMPLPFVYESTGTETRFTNLWDPKPRSREVFAFHKPETLEKWIVEGKNTLRKRLTQFPALENKKLWPAQETAVLNLEKSFAGAKPKALIQMATGSGKTFTAVNICHRLIKNAKAKRILFLVDRGNLGVQTELEFETFTVPQDGRKFTELYNVHRLESNAILDSDKVCISTIQRVYSMLRGEKKFEEINEERSGFEDDYSFEPIPLEYNKMLPPETFDFIIVDECHRSIYNLWKQVLDYFDGFLIGLTATPSKGTIGFFDKNLVMEYGHAQAVADQVNVDFDVYRIRTKITKEGSLIPKGETILKRDMRTRRKRWETLDDDVKYNESELDRKVVSKDQIRTVIRTFRDKVRTEIFPGRKHVPKTLIFAKDDAHAEEIVQIIREEFNEGNEFAQKITYKTEGDTDALLRSFRNDFNPRIAVTVDMIATGTDVKPLEIVFFMRSVKSRNYFEQMKGRGVRVMKNDDFKAVTPDAMAKERFVIIDAVGVCESEELNETRQMDQNPTVSFPKLLKALRYGKPKIENLSSMASRLSRLQKKLTEKQLEEIEKITSGFALSDFASAFVDAIDEDQIFEQAQKEFGDGSLYKEYAPKKKELDEVAQKRMILALQPFIGNAKLMERLPEIKEEVEQIVDDVSIDVVEEAGYSPMAKEKAKSVITSFKKFISDNKKELTAIQVFYNKGRLHWDDLKEMADVVMGSPYGLTTSKLWQAYNQLEDGKVHGKSQKEKIADFISLLKYEIEKVEVLEPFSDSVDKKFSSWLGKKIASGVSFSQEQLNWLEKIKQHIADSVEITPDDFDDAPFVQLGGLGKAYTVFGKSFDKILEELNSELGV; encoded by the coding sequence ATGGAAAATTACAGCCAAAAACCAGAGGACAAAGCGAGACACGATTTAATTAATCCTTTGCTCACAAAATGTGGTTGGAAGGTTGAACACTTTAAAACTGCGAATATCTATGCCTCTAAAGGAGTTGCTGTTGAGTTCTTTCAGTTAGGCAAAGGAGTAGGTGAAGCAGATTATGTTTTATTTGTTGATGGAAAGGCATGTGGCGTCATTGAAGCTAAAAAAGAGGGGATGACCCTAATAGGTAAAGAAGCTCAATCTAATAGATACGCTCAGAAGTTTCCAGAAGATTTTCAATGTGTAGAAATGCCTCTTCCATTTGTTTATGAATCTACAGGGACGGAGACTCGTTTTACCAATCTATGGGATCCAAAACCAAGAAGCAGAGAAGTGTTCGCATTTCATAAACCTGAAACCTTGGAAAAATGGATTGTTGAAGGAAAAAATACATTACGAAAACGGTTAACTCAATTTCCTGCATTAGAAAATAAGAAATTATGGCCAGCACAAGAAACAGCGGTTCTTAACTTGGAAAAGTCATTTGCTGGAGCCAAACCTAAAGCGTTAATTCAAATGGCAACGGGGTCTGGAAAGACATTCACAGCAGTAAATATCTGTCACAGGCTTATAAAAAACGCAAAAGCAAAACGAATTCTCTTTCTAGTTGATAGGGGAAATCTTGGAGTCCAAACAGAGTTAGAATTTGAGACATTTACAGTACCCCAAGACGGAAGAAAGTTTACTGAGTTGTACAACGTTCACAGGTTGGAATCAAATGCAATTCTGGACTCTGATAAAGTGTGTATTTCTACCATCCAGAGAGTTTACTCTATGCTTCGTGGAGAAAAGAAGTTTGAAGAGATTAATGAAGAGAGATCTGGGTTTGAAGATGATTACTCGTTTGAACCGATTCCATTAGAATATAACAAAATGCTTCCTCCAGAAACATTTGATTTCATCATAGTTGATGAGTGTCATCGCTCAATATACAATCTATGGAAACAAGTTTTGGATTATTTTGACGGTTTTTTGATTGGATTGACGGCAACACCCTCAAAAGGCACTATCGGATTCTTTGATAAAAATCTGGTAATGGAATATGGTCATGCACAAGCAGTTGCAGATCAAGTAAACGTTGATTTTGATGTATATCGAATACGAACGAAAATTACCAAAGAAGGTTCTCTTATTCCAAAAGGAGAAACTATTCTAAAAAGAGATATGAGGACAAGAAGAAAACGTTGGGAAACGTTAGATGATGATGTTAAATATAATGAATCAGAACTGGACAGAAAAGTAGTTTCTAAAGATCAAATAAGAACAGTTATTAGAACTTTTAGGGATAAAGTACGAACTGAAATTTTTCCAGGACGAAAACATGTTCCAAAAACATTGATTTTTGCCAAAGATGATGCACATGCAGAAGAAATTGTCCAAATTATCCGTGAAGAATTTAATGAAGGAAATGAGTTTGCACAAAAAATAACCTATAAGACAGAGGGAGATACGGATGCGTTACTTCGATCATTTAGAAATGATTTCAACCCTAGAATAGCTGTTACCGTTGACATGATTGCAACAGGGACAGACGTCAAACCATTAGAGATCGTTTTCTTTATGCGCTCTGTCAAAAGTAGAAATTATTTTGAACAGATGAAAGGCCGTGGCGTTCGTGTCATGAAAAATGATGATTTCAAAGCGGTTACACCAGATGCGATGGCAAAAGAACGCTTTGTGATCATTGATGCAGTTGGAGTTTGTGAGAGTGAAGAGTTAAATGAGACCAGGCAGATGGATCAAAACCCTACGGTCTCTTTTCCCAAATTATTGAAAGCGTTACGATATGGTAAACCTAAAATTGAGAATTTATCTTCTATGGCTTCACGATTATCTCGGCTACAGAAAAAATTAACAGAGAAACAGTTAGAGGAGATTGAGAAAATTACTTCAGGCTTTGCTTTGTCTGATTTTGCTTCTGCATTTGTTGATGCTATTGATGAAGATCAGATCTTTGAACAGGCTCAAAAAGAATTTGGTGATGGCAGTTTATACAAAGAGTATGCACCGAAGAAAAAAGAGTTGGATGAAGTAGCACAAAAACGGATGATTCTCGCGTTACAGCCATTCATTGGAAACGCTAAACTCATGGAACGACTCCCTGAAATAAAAGAGGAAGTTGAACAAATAGTCGATGATGTTTCCATAGATGTAGTAGAGGAAGCAGGATATTCTCCTATGGCTAAAGAAAAAGCGAAGTCGGTCATAACCTCTTTTAAAAAATTCATTTCTGACAACAAAAAAGAACTAACTGCTATTCAAGTATTTTACAACAAGGGTCGATTACATTGGGACGACTTAAAAGAAATGGCCGATGTCGTTATGGGCTCTCCATATGGGTTAACGACATCTAAACTATGGCAAGCGTATAACCAACTGGAAGATGGAAAGGTGCATGGAAAGTCTCAGAAAGAGAAAATTGCAGATTTTATTTCTTTGTTAAAGTATGAGATTGAAAAGGTAGAAGTATTAGAGCCGTTTAGTGATAGTGTGGATAAGAAATTTAGTTCGTGGTTGGGTAAAAAGATTGCTTCTGGAGTTAGTTTTAGTCAAGAACAACTAAACTGGCTTGAGAAGATTAAGCAGCATATTGCTGATTCGGTGGAAATTACTCCTGATGATTTTGATGACGCTCCGTTTGTTCAATTAGGCGGGCTCGGAAAAGCGTATACGGTGTTTGGAAAATCATTTGATAAGATTCTTGAAGAGTTGAATAGCGAGTTGGGGGTTTAG
- a CDS encoding DUF2779 domain-containing protein, translating to MPLLTKSKYIVGLSCPRYLWMMFHDLDKIPENDAATQYIIDQGKAIGKLAKKLYPNGIDLPDDPKDFSLNLQKTKVALASRQVLFEAGILVDEIFARADILIPVGVDEWDIVEVKGSTEVKEDHLHDLSFQKYVYTQFGLKIRNCSVLHINKEYVLDGELDVSQLLKQTDVTAQVEELVASLPDLIFEMMAIINSTSPPQVHIGNGCHNGLDCKSEDCWKFLPESHVFELYYGGKKSLELFQAEVVRIQDIPSEFKLTDKQLIQKKCAVSGVPYVNSTGLGKFLGGLVYPLHYLDFETFQTAVPLYQGTKPYQQIPFQFSVHIDDGNAIEHLYYLHDSADDPREKFLSALKEAILPTGTIIVFNQSFEIARLRELAAAFPAYFAWVEEIVVRIVDLIVPFRSFDYYNPTQKGSCSIKEVLPALTGKGYKNLEINNGGLASVSYCEMAFGSLSVEEKAKVRKDLLDYCGLDTEGMVWIVKKLEKLVEKGKD from the coding sequence ATGCCATTACTCACAAAGTCCAAATACATTGTTGGCTTATCCTGTCCGCGTTATTTATGGATGATGTTTCACGATTTGGATAAAATTCCTGAGAATGATGCCGCAACGCAGTATATTATTGATCAGGGAAAGGCAATTGGCAAATTGGCAAAGAAGTTATATCCTAACGGAATTGATTTGCCAGATGATCCAAAAGACTTCTCTTTGAATTTACAGAAAACGAAGGTGGCTTTAGCATCACGCCAAGTTCTTTTTGAAGCGGGTATACTCGTTGATGAGATATTTGCTCGAGCCGATATTTTAATACCCGTTGGTGTTGATGAGTGGGATATAGTTGAAGTAAAGGGTTCAACAGAAGTTAAAGAGGATCACCTACACGATTTATCATTTCAGAAGTATGTGTATACTCAATTCGGATTGAAAATTCGTAATTGCTCGGTTTTGCATATCAATAAGGAGTATGTTCTTGATGGGGAACTTGATGTTTCACAGCTCTTGAAGCAGACGGATGTGACAGCTCAAGTTGAAGAGCTTGTTGCTAGTTTGCCTGACCTTATTTTTGAAATGATGGCTATTATTAATTCAACTTCTCCTCCCCAAGTACATATTGGTAATGGTTGTCACAATGGTCTTGATTGTAAGTCAGAAGACTGCTGGAAATTCCTACCTGAGAGCCATGTCTTTGAATTGTATTATGGTGGCAAGAAGTCTCTTGAACTGTTTCAAGCGGAAGTGGTGCGGATTCAAGATATTCCTTCGGAATTCAAGCTTACTGACAAACAACTCATTCAGAAGAAATGTGCTGTGTCTGGTGTTCCCTATGTAAATTCTACTGGATTGGGAAAATTTTTGGGGGGTTTAGTGTATCCACTGCATTATCTTGACTTTGAGACGTTTCAAACTGCGGTTCCGTTGTATCAGGGAACCAAACCATATCAGCAGATTCCGTTTCAATTCAGTGTGCATATTGATGATGGCAATGCGATTGAACATTTGTATTATTTGCATGACTCAGCTGATGATCCACGCGAGAAATTTCTCTCCGCTTTGAAGGAGGCTATTCTACCTACCGGAACAATTATTGTGTTTAATCAATCGTTTGAAATTGCCAGGTTACGAGAGTTAGCCGCAGCATTTCCAGCGTATTTTGCATGGGTTGAAGAGATTGTTGTTCGTATTGTAGATTTAATCGTGCCATTTCGTAGTTTTGATTATTATAATCCAACGCAAAAAGGAAGTTGCTCTATCAAAGAAGTATTGCCTGCATTAACTGGAAAAGGCTACAAGAATCTGGAGATTAATAATGGTGGACTTGCCTCTGTATCGTATTGCGAGATGGCATTTGGTTCATTGAGTGTTGAGGAGAAGGCGAAGGTACGAAAGGATTTGCTGGACTATTGCGGATTGGATACCGAAGGAATGGTCTGGATCGTGAAGAAGTTGGAGAAGTTGGTAGAAAAGGGAAAGGATTAA
- the dinD gene encoding DNA damage-inducible protein D — protein sequence MKKELIFSLRTSFEEASQTVDGIEYWFARDLQKLLEYEQWRNFLNVVEKAKIACENSDQKITDHFADVSKLIPMGKGASRDIEDLMLTRYACYLIAQNGDPRKDQIAFAQSYFAIQTRKQELIEERIALIERLNARKKLAASESELSKLIFERGVDEQGFARIRSKGDQALFGGITTIDMKKKLGVPHNRPVADFLPTITITAKNLATEITNFNVQKENLHGEPHITQEHVKNNKDVRGLLGKSGIQPENLPPEQDIKKLQRKTKSEEKLIAENSRKKGAHS from the coding sequence ATGAAAAAAGAACTAATCTTTTCACTAAGAACATCATTTGAAGAAGCATCGCAGACTGTTGACGGAATTGAGTACTGGTTTGCACGTGACCTGCAAAAACTTCTCGAATATGAACAATGGAGAAATTTTCTAAATGTTGTTGAAAAAGCAAAAATCGCTTGTGAAAATTCCGACCAAAAAATAACTGATCATTTTGCTGACGTCAGCAAATTGATACCGATGGGTAAAGGTGCATCAAGAGATATAGAAGATCTCATGCTCACTCGCTATGCTTGTTACCTAATCGCTCAAAATGGTGATCCGCGGAAAGATCAAATTGCATTCGCACAGAGTTACTTTGCTATTCAGACCAGAAAACAAGAACTCATTGAAGAAAGAATCGCCCTCATTGAACGTCTTAACGCAAGAAAGAAACTAGCTGCGTCAGAATCTGAACTCTCAAAACTTATCTTCGAAAGAGGCGTTGATGAACAAGGCTTTGCACGTATTCGTAGCAAAGGTGATCAAGCACTCTTTGGAGGTATAACTACGATTGATATGAAGAAAAAGCTAGGTGTTCCACACAACCGACCTGTCGCAGATTTTCTTCCTACGATTACCATTACGGCAAAGAACCTTGCCACTGAGATTACCAATTTTAATGTTCAAAAAGAAAATCTTCATGGTGAACCCCATATTACTCAAGAACATGTGAAAAATAACAAAGATGTGAGAGGCCTTCTTGGAAAAAGTGGCATTCAGCCTGAAAATCTTCCGCCAGAACAAGACATCAAAAAACTTCAACGTAAGACAAAGAGCGAAGAAAAATTGATTGCAGAAAACTCACGTAAGAAAGGGGCTCACTCCTAA